GTTCCGCATTCTTCCAACTGATTGGAAAACTTGGAAAGAAGTGGTGACGCCCCGAAGAAGAAGAGTGGGATCCTGTCGTCATTGTTTTTCGTTATTGCGTCGAAAAAGATGGATCGAGGACGCACCACCAAGATGGCATCGTGGCTTCGACCTCGACCGGTCGAGACCGGCTGCCATGCACGTGATCGAGCGAGCACTATAGGAAAAGGTAAAACAAAGCATGGCAGCTGGTCGCACCAAGTTCCAGACCTGATGCGTGACTGGGGAAGTAACGAAAGAATGACAGCAGGCATGTGCCCATTGTAGTATTTGGCATTTTTTCGGTGCTGAGCGTCCGCTCCTACATTTTGGTGCGATGCGTTGCGCATGGTCTCAATTGTCCAGATAAACTCCGGCGTTCATGTATTGCGGCGCTATCGAATGCGTTGAATCTAACATGCAGGGTAAATATATGTAGTAATTGGCTTTCAAATAAGGAACGTATGAGTGGCAAAGGGTTGAGGAGCATCATCaacattgattgatcgatatgtggggtttaacgtcccaaaaccactatatgattaagagagacgccgtagtggggggctccggaaatttcgaccacctggggttctttaacgtgctcccaaatctgagtacatgggcctacaacatttccgcctccatcggaaatgcagcagccgcagccgggattagatcccgcaacctgcgggtcagcagccgagtaccttagccactagaccaccgcggcggggcgagcatCATCAACATTGCTGTCTCATATCTTCGCGACTGTGATTGTCTTTTGGTTGTTGTCCCATAGCACCATAACATTGTCGCTGAACTGATCTTGCACGATCAGTCTAGAGAATGTCTTTCAGCGTGACGTCACGGTTGGGAGTGTCGTCACTTGCCACGTCATTGGCCGATATAGTTACCTATACAGAAGCGttaccaacaacaacaaaaaactgttttttacgaaaaaaaaagatatcagaTCTTAAGCACTTTGGGCATCTATGCAACTCAAAGCAGCTAGCAAGGAGTAAATCATCTTGAAAATGACATCTATGTCTTCATTTGCATGTTGggacctgtcatttatgttcagtcacgtcacgtcacgcaataccagtTTCGGTGTATATCGATACagcgaactggccgcgagcgcactatgagtgtGTAATGCAGTACATAACATGCATATCACGATGTTCATGTTCCCCCTTCCATGTATTTTCGTCATACAGTCACAACGAACAGTATTCATGCTTTGGGGTATGTCAAGCTAGCCGACCAGtcgcgagcgcaacatgagcgtggcatgtacacCATGTCATTTTTGACATCCATACCGTGATTTTCTTGCTACCACGTGTGATTTCTGTGGGCCATTCATAAATGTGTTTCATAATTCATAATAAAGAccacttttatatatatatatatatatatagttaaagACCACGAGGTCCTCGAAACCATTTCCCGTAAATGAGGCTGTGCATGACGTTCATGTAATAATTTGCACGTTCGTACTtctcacttatgctcgtcatacactcTTGTCACGCCATAAGGATTTTCGTATATGTCAAGCTAACGAAACAGCCCCATGCAAGAGCACCAAGGCCACTTTTACTTCTTGAcgtttacattacagttacttctaaTACCATTCCCAATACTTTCCCTGGCATGATTGTTTGTAAGTTCTCATTGatactgtgtctaacaaagaaaacaagcccttaaggtTTACGCTTTCCTTCAAGCCCATGGCATGTCTTGCCGTTCATAACGAATACCTATGTCATGGCTTTCGTTATTTGACCTATTAtatatgttcgtcatgcagtcatgttatggcacaTCAGGTTTTGTAAACATCTCATAAACGATATGGCCAGGAGAGCACAAATttttaggcggctagatagatagatgatacgcTGGAAGTTGCAGAAgctggctaagaaatgcttcgccatCATGGTGTGACCAAATTTAACAGCAGTAGTTGCACCAATGCTTGTTGGTGGACTTTCATGTGCCCGACTTTTCAACCAATTAGGTCATGGGCTGAAAAAAGTATGTTGTGGATCACTACCTTAAATTTTCATAACTACGAGAGTGCTTTTTAAAATCTCTTCCCTGTAAGGATGGGGCCAATGCAGTAAATTCTACTAATGTTCGCTGAGTACGCCAGATTTCTTCGTTGCCGCAAGAATTTCGTTCTTTAGGGTTTTCGTTATTGCGAGGTTAAACTGTGTATCGTCCCGTTGTATGaagagggaagagtggaagaccCCCTTATTTGTACTTAGCGTACAGCCGTTTGTTCGGCGAACTTGTGTCGGGCAAAAAAGTGGGGTAAAACTCAAACCACAATTCCAGTGGCTAATGCAACTTTCCGTCTTTGGAATAGGATTTCACGATTGAAGACAAAAAGTACATAATGATGTTGGTATCAGCGAAGTTTGCAGAATGAATCTCGGTGTTCGCGTTTATTTGCGAGCTGTAAAAATGATTTGTACGTATCAAGGAATCTGATTACACTTTCACTCTTCCCTATATAGTATATTTCGTAGTGCTTTTTTTACCACATTTAAATCTCGTGACTTCGGTGGTCCTCCGCAGTGGGTACGGGTAACGTTTTGAACCACTACTATCACCGTCACCATCATAGTCATTTTACGCCTTTATAGGTACCACATTGAATAATTGGCCTCGGCTCTTGCTGCGAAATTCGTCAAAATGATGCTTTTTCCGCACATAGCGCCCGCCGACAGGGAATCGCAAGACAAGCCCAAACAGATTTCCGCCCCTTCTCCGAACTTCTGGGACCCGATCTCGTGCGAGCACGAAGAACCGACCCCCGGATGCCTGTTCAGGGTCGAACAGGACATCAAGGAGGTCGAGCGCTATCGCGTACCCGGTATCTTCATATCCGCCGAGGAACACAACGTCACCAAGATCCACGCGCTGATCCTGGGACCTCCAGGCACCCCGTACGAAGGCGGTTTCTTCCACTTTCTGATCAAGTGTCCGGCCGACTACCCCCACAGTCCTCCGAGAGTGCGCCTGATGACCACGGACGCCGGGCGCGTGCGGTTTGGACCGAGCTTCTACGAGAACGGCAAGGTGTGCCTGGGTCTCCTGGGAACAAGCTCTTACGGAACCACGTGGAGTTCTTCACAGTGCCTGGGGAACGTGCTGTACACCATCAAATCGCTGATGACTAATGAAAATCCCGTGACCCTGGGTTCCGGCTTCGGGGTCCTTCCGACGCTAGGAACGTGGCTGAACGACAAGATACGCTACAACACCACCCTGCAGCACGAGACCATCAGGGTCGCTGTGTGCAACGCGGTCGAGGGATGTCTGCGAGGAAGGTCGGCTTGCCCGCGATCCCTTAGAGACGAGATCTTGAGGTACTTCCCGCAGTTCTTCGGCGAGTACATGACGGTGGTCAGGAACCACCTGCACTTGACCGGATCCTACATGAACGACTCCGCCGAGGGAGGCGTCCCCACGTACCAGTTCGAAACGCTCATGGCACATCTCGTTGCTCTGCGGGAAGATGTCGAATTGGTGAACCCAATGCCATACGaaaaagaacaagggtgacagcgTCTAGAAAAAGAAGTAGGTCGTGCGCGAGCAGTGCTTGAACATACCTTCTGCTTGTGTACCGCGAGTCTTGCGTGTAAATGGGGGTACTGCCCCGCTAAACAATTCGAAATATATATTCCTAAATGGTTGGCGTTAtcaaaggtgtgtgtgtgtgtgtgtgtgtgtgtgtgtgtgtgtgtgcacgtgcgcgTTTATGTGTACGATGTTGCTTATGCAGCGTGTGAAATTGAACATGTGTCATGAATAGTTAGATGAACAAGTGTAAATTATGTTAAGGCGTATAAGGTGGACGCTTGGGCTTGATGAGATATGGCTGTACACATCGAAACGTGGATGATACTGCAATATAGACAGAACAAAATgagctttttagatgcgaagcagctcttaggCTAACCTGTGTagcgctgtccctccgtacggaCGCCGTGCCGCGTGCTGCAGGTGTCGGCGCGGTGCCAAGTTGGTCACGCCGCTACTGAACGTTGACGTTACCGTCACCTCACAgcgtgcgctgacgtcactctctccctcggcTGCCACGCGCTTGCCGCGGCGCCCGCAGTTTCCGCCTCGTCCGTTCACCCGCAACACATGCGGTGACCGCCGCTCCCTACACTGCTGACTCGTCGGTTCACGTGCAATGTACCTGACAcgcgcctaacgtacgcgttgaaacatgtctgtacgtgtcacctacaagacctatgccagccatcacttcaaacgaatcttccagcgctcaccgcagcacgcACGTTAGCGCCATTCAACCGTGATGCCACCCACGCGGAACGCTGCTGCATCGCATCAAATCAGGGTTCTCTTTGTGGAGATCGTGTAATTTTTTTCACGGTGCTTGTATTTGTCTATTGTTCAGTGCCATCCAGTTTGCGCTATCATTTTTCACCGTACAAATTATAAAAACGCTAGCAAACCTGACCACGACGCACAACGCAGAGAGGTCGCCATCTGAATGCTTCACTATAATGGCATCAATCTAATTTTTTTACCTGCGTCCTGGAAAACACACGATCAAATTAGAACCGAGCGCAGCAGAAATTGAGGCGAAATGTTACAAGGGAGGTTACGCAACAGTGACAgcccgataaaaaaaaaagagagatggaAGAGCTGAATGAATGATATTATATCTGCTAAGCAGTCTGCATGTCGCAACTTTGACGAATTGGGGAGGGTGTACGAAATTTCCTCCGCTGTTGTGCGTATAAATTACAGGAATATCTCAAAATGTTTGTCGTAGGGAACCACGGGTTCAGCTGGTAAAGCCGGTACCTTCTCAACTGTTCTTTTCGTTGTAGGGGAAATATTCTGGCATTGAGGGAAATCTTGTCACTCAGTTGGATAAATAATTTACGATAAGTTAACAAAATGTTGTTCTGAAAGAGAACCGTGaaatctccgcaagcaaggtgtTTGAGTATACGATGTTTATTCATTAAGGTGACGGCATTCAGTAGAAGCAGGCTTAGTGAACATGATACCGATAGCTTTCTGTTGAATATTTTTCAGGGGCATCTGCGTTACGTTTTGTTTAAGAGTTCCATACAATCGCTGAATGTTCGAGCTTTCAGTTTCTGTTTAAAATAGTTAAAGGACGCAGAAGGGCACGTAGTATGGTATATGTATTTCACGACGACCGTCGTATGAAAGAAAACTGCAACTACTGCAGAGAGCTTAACGAACCTTGATATATGACACAGCGCAATAAAGGTCACTAACAGAAAGTGGCAAGTGGTATTCGAGGCGAGCAGGCAGCGTTGCGATGGCACTGGTCGAGCATATTGCACATTGTGGAGCTTGTAATACGATGTTTTAACAAAGTCATCAGACAAGCCCGTGCACTAACATCTGCTTCCACTGTCACCTATCGGTTGGTTCAGAAATTTATGGACGCTAATTTCGTAATCGCGCATTGCGTCTGTTTTCACGTTTAGCCACGCATAATCATTGACCCATTTCGCAGCGTCGGCAGGTGACACAGGGCTTCCACCTATAAGACAGGAGATGCATTGGAGAGCTAGTCTCGTTCATAGCCTACCTGTACCCCCTCACTTCCCTAAAGAAAGAGTAAtgataaaaaacgccaggcctgcgcggtaggcgcagcacagtcacagcgaaagctagaagggcTGCCTCCTTTCAAaaaactcattgggtaactactgcaagcatacTTGCTTTGTACCCACTAGGGTATTAATAATaagcttttgggtagtaggctggcatttgctatgctatttttgtcattcttctgagaagcgtggtatcctctaaacacttgcaaggaattttgtgcccattgtccatgcagtggcggacgacgatgatgaattaaggctgaagtgggtatgcgccacacttaATAAGGAAACatgaacaagattttgtaatggtttggagcattggacggcccactcgttacgctattcgcattgtgcgacgactggttgttctttcgctgttataaaacgctttataagtcgtattaacgcgattgttttcccgacatcaagccttcctaaggcaagtttgactaCACGTCACAATCCGCGGTGcagctcagtttttttttgctttattgtagCATACAACATTCAAAGAACACCAACGCACTCCGACTAATCTTCTAGCTCAATGCCAAGGCATAAGGCAGATGAGCCATTTGCCACACATTCTTAAGATGGTTTCAAATGACACAATTCTTTCATAACATTTAGCAGTTCACCATTGTAGTAACGTTTTGCGGCAACTTCTTGAAACTTGCACATATTTTCATTAAAATATATACAATATAAAAatcggtgtagctcagtggtagaatactgggctggcacccagcggactcgggttcgagacccactgtgccattggtactAGGTCATACTAGTCTGAGGCAAGTTTTACAGGTTATAAGCACCGACGTGACTCAGTAGTACACtattgggctggcacgcagtgaacccgggttcaagcccctttgtgtcattggtgcagggttctttttttttcgcgcgatatggttacggacaccggcggcggcagcggcggacaacaactgcgcgtgacccgaaaagtgatctcataacagctttcgctttagAAGAAGATGCGCTCACGTAGAGTCCTGAGAGAACGAAGCCCCTCAGTGGTATTACAAGGCGGGGAAAGTTCTGCTCGCTTGAACCAAGGCAGGTAGGACTTGCGTAGCACGTAATACGAAGGAATAAAGGCATAGAGGGGGCATTCATCACTCGCGGCACATAAATATCTCACGGCACGCCTGGGAAGAACGTGCGGGCCTCTCCCCGTATTTCCTGCAGTGCCACCGCTTCGGGCCCCAGGGAGGGGCAAGGACCCGTGGCAAGAACGGCAACACTGGCCACGCAAGCGGCAGCCAATAGGCGAGCCACGTAAGCTTTCCTCGCTGATCACGTATACCCTTATACTTGCTGCTTCGTTTTTCTCGCGCACTAATGCCCTGGCTGGGCTTGTTGTATGGCCCCTCTGGGCACTACTAGACTGGAGCAGTTCTTCAGCCTGGTACACCTCTCTACCACCCCCTCCAATTTGTGACCTGTTCCTTCCGTTTCGGGCTTTTATGCCATGCGTACGCTAGGCGTGCAGTTTGACAGCGGTGGCTCCAGTATGGTGAATGGGGACACACTTTCACGCTGGACGGTGGGAGACGAGGAgaggaggcggggggggggggggagtagttCGACGTGAGTGAGCAAATCGCCGGTGAGAAGGCAGTGAAGAAAAGACAAAAGAGGAAGAGTAGGAGGGTGAGCACTACAAGGTGCGGCATACCACGCGCGGTGGTATCGTCGCTTTTGCCTGCAGCGTCACGGCAATCTGCGTAATTGCAGCAGCAGTGGCGGCGTGAGCCAACCTTTAAACGCTTCGCAGGCCACCCGTCCCGCTACTGAACTTGCCTCCTCCCCAAAGCGCCACCGCTTCCGCGGTGCAAGCCTACACGACGGAtgcgtttttctttttgcttcatGTTCGTCGTTCGTATAATGTCCGGGCGAGAGCGTGAGATCTTATGCGCCACAGCGTACACTCAGAAGCAACGACAGGGAGGAGTGGAAAAAGTAAGAACAACAGCGGTTCGCGTTTACGGTGTAAGTTTACGGTGTGCTTTCGCTTCTTGGGTGTTTTATTTTCATGTCTTCGTCACGCGAGTCAGGAAAGAGGAGGGGAGGCGTGCTCTTTTGTTTCTGTCCAGCCAAGCGAGCACCACGCCAATCCACTCTCGGCTGCAGCCGCCGGTGCGGTCGCTGCTCGCCGGTTAATAACAGTAATGAAGTGGCTCGCAAGCCGAGAGGccatcacaggggcagcccaaaaGCGCACCCGGAGCGGCACGCATGATGGCGAACTGCTGCTCACTCTCTCGCTATCCCACCCATTGCCTCTCCTCCAATTCTGCGCTCTTCTTTCCTCTTCACACAGCTCTTTTGTAGAGAGGCGAGGAGGTGGCCCACCACTGATAGCTCCGCGAAATAGAAGCTGCTTTGCGCTGAGTGCTTCGAGTTAACGtgtttatggggggggggggggggggctcatacCTATTATGTACACCGAAAGAGAAAAGTAGTTGATCACGACGTCTGGAGGGGCTTCTTGGCTCATTacttcaaagagaaaaaaaatgcgcaactaaagaaaaaaaagcatgtgaTGTACCCTGGTGTGTCGGCACAGCTATGTTCGGTTTCCCTATTTAATCGACGATAAAacagcagagtgacttgttgggcgagcTGGTTCATTCTTAACGAGCCTATGGCGTAAAGAAGCACAATAGAAGGACAAAGAATTGCGCTTGTCTTCATTTTGTGTTTCTTTGCCCTATGAGCTCGTTATCAATGAAACAGTTGGTAGTTTACGCGCGACCTGCATGactgtttcttttttgtggtgtctttagttgcgcagtttcttttttttttttgaagaaaggaAAAAGGCTAAATTAATACCTCGGTCCGACACTCTTTGGCCACCACTGGCCCTTGTGCCATAAAATACCAAGTGTAAATCAAAAAAGGGGCCAAGTATTTCAATCTCAGTTTTCACATTTTCACAATCGTATCGCTGATACGCATCCTCACAAAAAATAAACAACTAAACTCATCGTGCCACTTTGAAAACTAAGGTGCCCCTGCCACGGTGGGTCCAATGGTTAAGGTGCTCAGTTGCTGGCCCAaaagtcatgggatcgaatcccggccgtggcagcCACATTTCGTTGGGGGCAAACTGTTAGGTGGTCCTTGAGCGACTAAGGCCTTGTTAGCGTCCTGAATTGAGGTGGTTGGTACATACGGACTTCGAACGAAGAAACAGATAGAACAGGACGAAGACGAGAAGACACAAACACGGTGCCGTATTCGTGCCCTCTCGTCTTCGTCCTGGGCGCTGTTTCTTCGTTCGAAATAAATTAATGCGCGCGCTAAGGAATCCCAGTTGGACGGAACATGAGGAGTCATCCGTTACAGCGTCTCTTACAAACATAGCTTGGTTTTGGGACGCATAACCCCAACGCCTAATAAGGCGAGAAGTCCCAGATGCGTCATTTaaacgcgaaaattgaccggCGTCCCGCGTCGTCGTCCACACGGgtgatgaaaagaaaaaataatcacatgatgacgtcaatGTGACGTTGCTAATTGCCGAATTTTGCGGCGTAACTTTGCCGTCATAATGATGTCACGTCTACGTCACCTTAGGCCTTCACGTGCATCATAACTTGACTCAATGGTGGGCCAATCACGGAGACAGTGCAAAACCACATTACTTGCAGGAAGCTTTGGGAGGATTGCGGGGCCCGAAAATACATCTACTAGGATGAAAAAGAAATTTGCTTTCACGTTCCAGTCATCTTAGGTGAGTGCGTGAGGGACCATGTGAGGTTTAATTTACTGGCAGCAAAGTTTCTGCCttgttaaagagacactaaagagaaatCAAGTTGCATTCACAAATCCTACTTCAATAACTCTAATTTTGCTAATCTTATTATCATAGTATTACTGGAGAAGATAACCAAGTTCAAAGATCTAGTcttctttttaaattttttgccAAATATCCTTCACTTGTGCCGTCATGGTGTGAAATTGTATGATCGTATTTTGGCGCCATTGGCTCAACAAAGTTTACTCAAAGTTAGTACGTCATTCTATAGACCTCTAAGGTGACAATTCACTTCATTTTTACTGATTAGGAACAACGTAGGCCCCGGTCAACGTTGACTATAGTAGGCACCTTCAAGATACGTGACGTCACGGCGGATGGTGCGGAAAACTCACGCTAGCGTCGCCACCCTCATTTTATTTTTGCCTGCTTTCTCGCTTACCGAGCCTCTTCTCGTGGTAAGCGCGGTGTTTTTGGTATAGTCAAATAGTAATTTTACTGAGGAAAGAAACACTATATTGCTGTCTTCAGGCCCCATGACATGGGTTCGATTGCCAGCCACGATGGCTTCATTCTGACGGGGTTGCAGTGCCGAAATTCTCGCTTGATGCATACTTCTGTTAGCATGCAGCTGGTGATCATTCATGCGTGGTTCTCTGCTACGACGTGCTTTATAATCGAGTCGTTCCAtttcgtgaaacctaaagaaaaaatattttaggcAAGCGTAATCATGGCATATAGAAAGGAGTTAAGCATGCATGGCGAATGACAGAGATTGGATGAGGATTTATTAAGGATTTAGGATATTGTAGTTGTCCGGCGGATCCATATATAACATAGCCTTGCGAAATTTGAAGGCTATTGCCTCGCCCGGTTTCCTCCTTGGTAGTTCTATTGAAAtttatacgagccgtcatcgctttcttagaagccactagactggatgcacgtctgtagagttacccagccttATAAGAACATATATACTctcttaccatcgtcattcatctctctttcactccccagtcacccttccccagtgtagagtagcaggccagagcaaactatagctcaggccgacctctctacctttctgtaaataaactctctatatatatatatatatattttatttgtttattaattTAGAAAAACTGTCAACCCTttattgagggtcattacagaaaAGGTACGACACACTGTACAAACAAATTGGGGATATAACTATACATCTTCCAATGATAAAgcaggtatacatatatacaaatccgTAAAGCTCCGCATTCcaaacgaaaaacgaaaaacacacACCCTGATTCGCAATGCAATGAATAACAATCGTGATACTATTTACAACAGATCACATAAATGTAAAtcaagtaaatgcacaaattcaTTAACATTACCCGCATTGACTATGTTATTCGGTAACCCATTCAATCTTCAATGACATCGGGGAAGAAAGTATGATGGTACACCTTCGTTCGTGCAAAATAAGGTTGCAGAACTCGTGTATGGTTTGCCCTCTCGCTTCGTTTACCAGGTTGTTCTATGTCTATAGTCATTTCTGTTAATTTTAAACTTGCCTCCTAATAATTGAAAAATAAACTTTACTCTATTTTTGCGTCTGCACTTATGAAGCGTCTTTAGATCACATAGTTGTAGCATTTCTGTGACTGAATCGTTCTGCTTATATCTCGAGCATATAAGGCGAGCTGCCAGCCGTTGTATACGTTCAAGTTCATTTACAAGCACTTTTTGGTGGGGATTCCAGACAATACTGGCATATTCCAGTATCGGTCGTATGAAAGTTTTGAAAGCAAGAAGTTTTACGTCCATACTAGCACCCTgcagt
The sequence above is drawn from the Rhipicephalus microplus isolate Deutch F79 chromosome 3, USDA_Rmic, whole genome shotgun sequence genome and encodes:
- the LOC119179877 gene encoding ubiquitin-conjugating enzyme E2 Z is translated as MMLFPHIAPADRESQDKPKQISAPSPNFWDPISCEHEEPTPGCLFRVEQDIKEVERYRVPGIFISAEEHNVTKIHALILGPPGTPYEGGFFHFLIKCPADYPHSPPRVRLMTTDAGRVRFGPSFYENGKVCLGLLGTSSYGTTWSSSQCLGNVLYTIKSLMTNENPVTLGSGFGVLPTLGTWLNDKIRYNTTLQHETIRVAVCNAVEGCLRGRSACPRSLRDEILRYFPQFFGEYMTVVRNHLHLTGSYMNDSAEGGVPTYQFETLMAHLVALREDVELVNPMPYEKEQG